From a region of the Alnus glutinosa chromosome 1, dhAlnGlut1.1, whole genome shotgun sequence genome:
- the LOC133872391 gene encoding putative F-box protein PP2-B12 isoform X1 — protein sequence MDVTTGAVLPEECIATIISFTSPRDACRASLVSPIFRSAAGSDLVWERLLPQDYQQIISESVSPGPSSSASLNILSKKDLYFHLCDTPILIGNGNRSFAIDKLSGKKCYMLGARELSIINIGRRITSFWEWISSAEMPVLAQSRFSEVARLGLGHWLRIRGRIETQILSPNTKYGAYFTYAIADRNYNLHHPVKLSIRYENERNATNAHLLPDTPEGYDGRLPSMREDMWMEIEIGEFFTDQVDSVVEMCLMDTACDPCKSGLVVHGIELRPK from the exons atggATGTTACTACCGGTGCTGTACTGCCGGAAGAGTGCATCGCCACCATAATTTCCTTCACATCCCCTCGCGATGCTTGCAGGGCTTCACTAGTCTCCCCGATCTTCAGATCAGCCGCAGGTTCGGATCTCGTGTGGGAGAGGCTTCTGCCACAGGATTATCAGCAGATCATTTCTGAATCGGTTTCTCCGGGACCATCGTCATCAGCATCCTTGAATATCTTATCCAAGAAAGATCTTTATTTCCATCTATGCGATACTCCCATCCTCATCGGCAACGGTAACAGG AGCTTCGCAATTGATAAATTGAGTGGGAAAAAGTGTTACATGCTGGGAGCGAGGGAGTTATCTATAATCAATATTGGACGGAGAATCACGTCATTCTGGGAGTGGATTTCTTCAGCTGAGATGCCAGTTTTAGCCCAGTCCAG ATTCTCGGAGGTGGCTCGTCTTGGATTAGGGCATTGGCTTCGAATACGAGGTAGAATTGAGACTCAAATCTTGTCCCCAAACACAAAATATGGAGCCTACTTTACATACGCTATTGCAGATCGTAACTATAATCTTCACCACCCAGTTAAGTTGTCCATTAGATATGAGAATGAAAGGAATGCTACCAATGCTCATTTGCTACCAGATACACCAGAAGGATATGATGGACGGCTTCCAAGCATGAGAGAGGACATGTGGATGGAGATTGAGATTGGAGAATTCTTCACTGACCAAGTTGATAGCGTGGTGGAGATGTGCTTGATGGATACTGCATGTGATCCCTGTAAGTCTGGCCTTGTGGTCCATGGCATTGAGCTTCGGCCAAAATAA
- the LOC133872408 gene encoding purple acid phosphatase 25-like — protein MPLEAFPPPPGYNAPEQVHITQGDLVGRAVIVSWVTPLLRHPDYVVYWAAESKHKKKRKAHSSITTYKFYNYCSGNLHHATIKNLKFDTQYFYELGTGNVTRRFSFTTPPKVGPNVPYTFGIIGDLGQTHDSYQTLQHYVSNPKGQAVLYVGDLSYADDHPYHDNVRWDTFGRFIEKSAAYQSWVWTAGNHEIDFAPEIEEDVPFKPYLNRYHVPYKASQSTSPLWYSIKRASAYIIVLSSYSAYGTYTPQYAWLENEFSKVNRAETPWLIVLVHSPWYNSNNYHYMEGESMRVQFESWFVKNKVDVVFAGHVHAYERTERISNIKYNITDGLSAPVKDPSAPVYITIGDGGNIEGLAKSFTEPPPSYSVFREASFGHAILEIKNRTHAYYTWHRNQDNNAVVADNLWLHNRYYYPEEEEEA, from the exons ATGCCGTTAGAAGCTTTTCCTCCTCCACCAGGATACAATGCACCCGAACAG GTTCATATAACACAAGGGGATCTTGTTGGTCGAGCCGTTATTGTTTCGTGGGTTACACCGTTACTACGACACCCTGACTATGTGGTTTATTGGGCGGCAGAatccaaacacaaaaagaaGCGCAAGGCTCATTCCTCGATCACAACttataaattctataattattgTTCTGGCAACCTACATCATGCCACCATTAAAAATCTTAAG ttTGACACTCAGTACTTTTATGAGCTTGGGACTGGCAATGTAACCCGGCGATTTTCCTTCACAACTCCTCCCAAAGTAGGGCCAAACGTTCCATACACATTTGGCATTATAG GTGATTTGGGACAAACACATGATTCTTATCAGACGCTTCAGCATTATGTGTCTAACCCGAAAGGGCAGGCTGTGTTGTATGTGGGTGATCTTTCTTATGCAGATGATCATCCGTACCATGACAATGTGAGATGGGATACATTTGGCCGCTTCATTGAGAAGAGTGCTGCATATCAATCATGGGTTTGGACTGCTGGCAATCATGAAATTGATTTTGCTCCAGAGATT GAAGAAGATGTTCCTTTCAAGCCATATTTGAATAGGTACCACGTACCCTACAAGGCATCACAGAGTACATCCCCACTCTGGTATTCCATTAAGCGTGCATCTGCATACATCATTGTGTTGTCTTCTTACTCAGCATATG GTACATACACTCCTCAATACGCATGGCTCGAAAATGAGTTCTCCAAGGTTAACCGAGCTGAGACGCCGTGGCTTATTGTTCTTGTTCACTCACCATGGTATAACAGTAACAACTACCACTACATGGAAGGAGAAAGCATGAGAGTGCAGTTTGAATCCTGGTTTGTTAAAAACAAAGTGGATGTTGTTTTTGCTGGTCATGTTCATGCCTATGAACGAACA GAGAGAATATCGAACATTAAATACAACATAACAGATGGACTGAGCGCTCCAGTGAAGGACCCTTCTGCACCAGTATACATTACTATTGGTGATGGTGGTAACATTGAAGGCCTTGCTAAGAG TTTTACTGAGCCACCACCAAGTTATTCTGTATTTCGGGAAGCAAGCTTCGGGCATGCGATTCTCGAGATTAAAAATCGGACTCATGCCTACTATACTTGGCACCGTAACCAGGATAACAATGCAGTTGTTGCTGATAATCTTTGGTTGCATAATAGGTACTATTatccagaagaagaagaagaagcatag
- the LOC133872391 gene encoding putative F-box protein PP2-B12 isoform X2, with the protein MDVTTGAVLPEECIATIISFTSPRDACRASLVSPIFRSAAGSDLVWERLLPQDYQQIISESVSPGPSSSASLNILSKKDLYFHLCDTPILIGNGNRSFAIDKLSGKKCYMLGARELSIINIGRRITSFWEWISSAEMPVLAQSRFSEVARLGLGHWLRIRVKLSIRYENERNATNAHLLPDTPEGYDGRLPSMREDMWMEIEIGEFFTDQVDSVVEMCLMDTACDPCKSGLVVHGIELRPK; encoded by the exons atggATGTTACTACCGGTGCTGTACTGCCGGAAGAGTGCATCGCCACCATAATTTCCTTCACATCCCCTCGCGATGCTTGCAGGGCTTCACTAGTCTCCCCGATCTTCAGATCAGCCGCAGGTTCGGATCTCGTGTGGGAGAGGCTTCTGCCACAGGATTATCAGCAGATCATTTCTGAATCGGTTTCTCCGGGACCATCGTCATCAGCATCCTTGAATATCTTATCCAAGAAAGATCTTTATTTCCATCTATGCGATACTCCCATCCTCATCGGCAACGGTAACAGG AGCTTCGCAATTGATAAATTGAGTGGGAAAAAGTGTTACATGCTGGGAGCGAGGGAGTTATCTATAATCAATATTGGACGGAGAATCACGTCATTCTGGGAGTGGATTTCTTCAGCTGAGATGCCAGTTTTAGCCCAGTCCAG ATTCTCGGAGGTGGCTCGTCTTGGATTAGGGCATTGGCTTCGAATACGAG TTAAGTTGTCCATTAGATATGAGAATGAAAGGAATGCTACCAATGCTCATTTGCTACCAGATACACCAGAAGGATATGATGGACGGCTTCCAAGCATGAGAGAGGACATGTGGATGGAGATTGAGATTGGAGAATTCTTCACTGACCAAGTTGATAGCGTGGTGGAGATGTGCTTGATGGATACTGCATGTGATCCCTGTAAGTCTGGCCTTGTGGTCCATGGCATTGAGCTTCGGCCAAAATAA
- the LOC133872380 gene encoding 26S proteasome non-ATPase regulatory subunit 1 homolog A encodes MAATMVSSAGGLLAMLNETHPSLKLHALSNLNNLVDNFWPEISTSVPVIESLYEDEEFDQHQRQLAALLVSKVFYYLSELNDALSYALGAGSLFDVSEDSDYVHTLLAKAIDEYASLKTKAAESNDEAVKVDPRLEAIVERMLDKCIADGKYAQAMGIAIECRRLDKLEEAITRSDNVHGTLSYCINVSHSFVNLREYRREVLRLLVQVYQKLPSPDYLSICQCLMFLDEPEAVASILEKLLRSENKDEALLAFQIAFDLIENEHQAFLLNVRDRLSTPKTQPSGQVPSVEPDSAQNENSTAPEDVQMTDGSSASDVNVRETDPSEVIYAERLTKIKGILSGETSIQLTLQFLYSHNKSDLLILKTIKQSVEMRNSVCHSATIYSNAIMHAGTTVDTFLRENLDWLSRATNWAKFSATAGLGVIHRGHLQQGRSLMAPYLPQGGAGGGGSPYSEGGALYALGLIHANHGEGIKQFLRDSLRSTNVEVIQHGACLGLGLSALGTADEEIYDDIKNVLYTDSAVAGEAAGISMGLLMVGTASEKASEMLAYAHETQHEKIIRGLALGIALTVYGREEEADTLIEQMTRDQDPILRYGGMYALALAYRGTANNKAIRQLLHFAVSDVSDDVRRTAVLALGFVLYSEPEQTPRIVSLLSESYNPHVRYGAALAVGISCAGTGLSEAISLLEPLTSDVVDFVRQGALIAMAMVMVQISEASDSRVGTFRRQLEKIILDKHEDTMSKMGAILASGILDAGGRNVTIRLLSKTKHDKITAVVGLAVFSQFWYWYPLIYFISLAFSPTAFIGLNYDLKVPRFEFVSHAKPSLFEYPKPTTVPTTTSTVKLPTAVLSTSAKAKARAKKEADQKANAEKLAGAESSSVGPNGGKGKSSSEKDRDSMQVDSQPEKKSEPEPSFEILINPARVVPAQEKFIKFLEDSRYVPVKLAPSGFVLLRDLKPTEPEVLSLTDTPATAASPAGGAPTGQQGSSASAMAVDEEPQPPQPFEYTS; translated from the exons ATGGCGGCAACAATGGTGAGTTCGGCGGGTGGGCTACTGGCGATGCTGAACGAGACGCATCCCTCGCTCAAGCTCCACGCGCTCTCCAACCTCAACAATCTGGTCGACAACTTTTGGCCCGAGATCTCCACCAGCGTTCCCGTGAT AGAAAGTTTATATGAAGATGAAGAGTTTGATcaacatcagagacaacttgcTGCGCTGCTTGTGTCAAAG gTCTTTTATTATTTGAGTGAGCTTAACGATGCACTATCGTATGCACTTGGGGCCGGTTCTTTATTTGATGTGTCAGAAGATTCTGATTACGTTCATACCCTTCTTG CTAAAGCTATAGATGAATATGCCAGTCTTAAGACCAAGGCAGCAGAATCAAATGATGAAGCAGTAAAGGTGGACCCTAGATTGGAGGCGATTGTGGAGAGAATGCTGGATAA GTGTATTGCTGATGGAAAATACGCACAAGCTATGGGTATTGCAATTGAATGCCGAAGATTGGATAAACTTGAGGAAGCAATCACAAGGAGTGATAATGTTCATGGGACTTTATCTTATTGCATTAATGTCTCTCATTCCTTTGTTAATCTTAGAGAATATCGGCGTGAG GTACTTCGTCTCCTCGTTCAAGTGTATCAGAAGCTGCCTTCCCCTGATTATTTAAGTATTTGCCAATGCCTCATGTTCTTGGACGAGCCTGAAGCCGTTGCCAGTATATTGGAAAAGCTTTTACGCTCTGAAAACAAGGATGAAGCTCTTTTGGCATTTCAAATAGCCTTTGATCTAATAGAAAATGAgcaccaagcatttctcttaaacGTGAGAGATCGCCTTTCAACTCCCAAGACTCAACCCTCAGGACAAGTGCCATCCGTCGAACCGGATTCTGCTCAAAATGAAAATTCTACGGCTCCAGAGGATGTTCAAATGACAGACGGGAGTTCTGCTTCTGATGTGAATGTGCGTGAAACCGATCCGAGTGAAGTAATATATGCTGAGAGGTTGACCAAAATCAAGGGAATTTTGTCAGGAGAGACATCAATACAGTTGACTCTACAATTCTTGTATAGTCATAATAA ATCGGATCTTCTTATCCTTAAGACAATAAAGCAGTCTGTTGAGATGAGAAATAGTGTCTGTCATAGTGCAACGATTTATTCTAATGCAATTATGCATGCGGGAACAACCGTGGATACGTTCCTCAGGGAGAATCTA GACTGGTTGAGCAGAGCCACGAATTGGGCAAAGTTTAGTGCAACTGCAGGTCTTGGTGTTATTCACAGGGGCCACTTACAACAGGGGAGGTCACTGATGGCACCTTACTTGCCTCAGGGTGGGGCTGGTGGTGGCGGCAGTCCATACTCAGAAGGTGGAGCTCTCTATGCTCTGGGTCTTATTCATGCCAACCATGGCGAGGGCATCAAACAATTCCTTCGTGATAGCCTGCGTAGCACTAATGTGGAG GTTATCCAGCATGGTGCATGCTTAGGTCTGGGTTTGTCAGCTCTAGGAACTGCTGATGAGGAGATTTATGATGACATTAAAAATGTCCTCTACACTGACAGTGCTGTTGCTGGTGAAGCTGCCGGCATCAGTATGGGTTTACTCATGGTTGGAACTGCAAGTGAGAAGGCAAGTGAGATGCTTGCTTATGCACACGAGACACAACATGAGAAGATCATAAG GGGGTTGGCATTGGGAATAGCCCTTACAGTGTatggaagagaagaagaagcggACACACTTATTGAGCAGATGACTCGTGATCAGGATCCTATACTACGTTATGGTGGTATGTATGCATTGGCGCTGGCCTATAGGGGAACAGCAAACAACAAAGCCATTCGACAGCTGCTCCACTTTGCTGTATCAGATGTGAGTGATGATGTTAGGAGGACTGCTGTTCTTGCACTTGGGTTTGTTCTCTACTCTGAGCCGGAGCAG ACTCCTCGAATTGTCTCTCTGCTGTCCGAGTCTTATAACCCTCATGTACGATACGGTGCGGCTCTTGCAGTGGGCATTTCCTGTGCTGGTACTGGACTGAGTGAGGCCATATCTTTGCTAGAGCCTTTGACATCAGATGTTGTTGATTTTGTTCGTCAAGGCGCCCTCATTGCAATGGCTATGGTTATGGTCCAGATTAGTGAAGCAAGTGATTCTCGTGTTGGAACATTCAG GCGACAATTGGAGAAAATAATTCTTGATAAGCATGAAGATACCATGAGCAAGATGGGTGCAATCTTAGCCTCTGGAATTCTTGATGCTGGTGGAAGGAATGTGACCATTAGATTGCTTTCTAAGACAAAACATGATAAAATCACTGCAGTAGTTGGTTTGGCAGTTTTCAGCCAGTTTTGGTATTGGTATCCCCTCATTTACTTTATAAGCTTAGCGTTTTCGCCCACTGCATTTATTGGACTGAACTATGACTTGAAAGTTCCGAGGTTTGAGTTTGTATCACACGCAAAACCATCACTTTTCGAATATCCTAAGCCAACTACTGTGCCAACAACTACCTCGACTGTAAAACTTCCAACTGCGGTTCTATCAACCTCAGCAAAGGCCAAAGCTAGGGCTAAGAAAGAAGCCGATCAGAAAGCTAATGCTGAAAAGTTAGCTGGAGCAGAGTCTTCATCTGTTGGTCCAAATGGTGGGAAGGGAAAATCATCTAGCGAGAAGGATAGGGACTCTATGCAG GTTGATAGCCAACCAGAGAAGAAATCAGAGCCTGAGCCTTCCTTTGAAATTCTGATAAACCCTGCCAGGGTGGTTCCTGCTCAGGAGAAATTTATCAAGTTTCTGGAAGATAGCAGATACGTGCCAGTGAAGTTGGCACCATCTGGTTTTGTTCTTCTAAGAGACTTAAAGCCTACTGAGCCGGAGGTACTCTCCCTCACTGACACGCCGGCAACTGCAGCATCACCCGCCGGTGGAGCACCAACAGGACAGCAGGGTTCTTCTGCATCAGCCATGGCAGTTGATGAGGAACCTCAGCCTCCTCAGCCTTTTGAATACACCTCATGA
- the LOC133872391 gene encoding F-box protein VBF-like isoform X3 — protein sequence MDVTTGAVLPEECIATIISFTSPRDACRASLVSPIFRSAAGSDLVWERLLPQDYQQIISESVSPGPSSSASLNILSKKDLYFHLCDTPILIGNGNRSFAIDKLSGKKCYMLGARELSIINIGRRITSFWEWISSAEMPVLAQSRFSEVARLGLGHWLRIRDTPEGYDGRLPSMREDMWMEIEIGEFFTDQVDSVVEMCLMDTACDPCKSGLVVHGIELRPK from the exons atggATGTTACTACCGGTGCTGTACTGCCGGAAGAGTGCATCGCCACCATAATTTCCTTCACATCCCCTCGCGATGCTTGCAGGGCTTCACTAGTCTCCCCGATCTTCAGATCAGCCGCAGGTTCGGATCTCGTGTGGGAGAGGCTTCTGCCACAGGATTATCAGCAGATCATTTCTGAATCGGTTTCTCCGGGACCATCGTCATCAGCATCCTTGAATATCTTATCCAAGAAAGATCTTTATTTCCATCTATGCGATACTCCCATCCTCATCGGCAACGGTAACAGG AGCTTCGCAATTGATAAATTGAGTGGGAAAAAGTGTTACATGCTGGGAGCGAGGGAGTTATCTATAATCAATATTGGACGGAGAATCACGTCATTCTGGGAGTGGATTTCTTCAGCTGAGATGCCAGTTTTAGCCCAGTCCAG ATTCTCGGAGGTGGCTCGTCTTGGATTAGGGCATTGGCTTCGAATACGAG ATACACCAGAAGGATATGATGGACGGCTTCCAAGCATGAGAGAGGACATGTGGATGGAGATTGAGATTGGAGAATTCTTCACTGACCAAGTTGATAGCGTGGTGGAGATGTGCTTGATGGATACTGCATGTGATCCCTGTAAGTCTGGCCTTGTGGTCCATGGCATTGAGCTTCGGCCAAAATAA